The genomic region CAGCAGGGCATGTCCTTAATATGAAGCTGCaatatgtatgcatttatgtGAGTATTAAGactatttgacaaaaaaacaGTAAATATGCCTTACATATATATTCGGCTTATAAagaaatactgatttttttccaaagcttATTATCACCATATTTATTTACAAGCTGCAGCAACAATACTTCAAGTGAAGGAACTTTGTAAAAAGACAAAAGTCTGCAATCACTGGTTAGCATTTATCATACAAAACATTGaagtaaaaagaaaataactTGAAGTATGGGATACCCACTTAATCATCATCGCACCATTTGAGCGATAAATGAGCTTAGACTGAATAAACAAGAAATGATGTCGGGAAATTCAAATAACGTCCAGCATTGGCTAATTCAACAGAATAAAACAACTTTAGAGTCTGTGTATGTACTGTATCACCATACGAATCAAATAAGCAAAATCGATTTCCATCATTAAATGGTATAAACAAAAGATCATATAagaataatatatacatgtgATGCTTCATTGCTTTGGCTGTAGAACAATTGGTAGGTGTTGCTGAACAGATTTAGGAATAAAGATGTGTGACTTAAATCATATAAACAAATGACCTGCAATTGGTGTGACAAGGATTGACACATGGCAGAATATAAGACTTGTAGCAAAATACATTGTTAATctcaaaaaatatttgaaatgttctCAATGTTAACAACAGAAATATACAGAAGCTTTCTGTATgcttattaaattttgtttatctgaaaaaataacaggggctgtttgtaaaacatgcatgccccccatatgagctgtcagttgtaAAGGCAGtctttgtgtgaatacgttttttgtcactgtgaccttgacctttaacctaatgacctgaaaatcaatacggctcatctgccagtcatgataaatgtacctatgaagtttcatgatcctaggcctgattattcttgagttttcatcaggcaaccattttactgttttgagtcactgtgaccttggcctttgacctagtgacctgaaaatcgtaAGGGGTCATCTGTCATTCgttattaatgtaaatatgaagtttcatgatactattttaagcattcttaagttatcatatggaaaccattttactgttttgagtatttgtgacaatgacctttgacctgaaaatcaataggagacATCTGCCCGTCATGATCAATTTTCctttgaagttttatgatcctatgcgtaagcagtcttgagttatcatccagaaaccattttactgtttcgaatcatggtgaccttgacctttgaccaagtgacctgaaaatcaataggggtcatctgccagtcatgatgaatgtacctatagAGGTTCATAATCCTAAGCCTTATCATTCtaagttatcattcggaaaccattttactaattcgagTCAATGTTACCTTgtccttgacctagtgacctgaaaatcaataggggctatgtgccagtcatgttcaatgtacctatgaaagcctaagcattcttgagttatcatccggaaaccatctggaaACTTaccaacagacggacagacttacatttgcaaaacaatataccctctcttcttcgaagaggggcataaacataaaacaaattgacATCTACTTTTTACACTGCAGAAAAAAACCTGACTAGCAATgtaatgtaattattaaataagattattttaatgGCGAAATAGTGAATGTTCAAGAAACAATAAGACTATAAGGAAATATTTACATAGCAAAAAGTTCTAGAAACAATAAGACTAGAAGGAAATATTTACATAGCAACAAGATAACATCATAAACATGCTACACTAACTTTAGAAGAAGAATATGTTTCATACAAAATTGGTTATTGCaaataaagagcacatgtttttacTTTCTATTTTAAGATAATTAGCATATTTTGATTCTATAAGTTAACCGCACATGTTTTTACTTTCTATTTTAAGATAATTAGCATATTTTGATTCTATAAGTTAACCACAAATAGGTTGTATAGGTAGCACATTTAATtgagcatttattttcattgaaatgaGGTATTTAGACATGAAGAACACGCAAAAAAAAAACCCAGACTATATTTACAATTTGTACATATAAAGAACTTTCATGTCAACTACAATTTGATGACGCTCACGACTTCGGAGCCCTTGGAGACCAACTGCAGGTCAATTGGTcccttcttcgaagaggggcataaacataaaacaaattgacATCTACTTTTTACACTGCCGAAAAAACCTGACTAGCAATgtaatgtaattattaaataagattattttaatgGCGAAATAGTGAATGTTCAAGAAACAATAAGACTAGaaggaacaagggctgtttgtaaaacatgcatgccccccatatgggctctccgttgtagtgacagccattgtgtgaatatgttttttgtcactgtgacctttacctttgacctagtgacctgaaaataaataggggtcatctgccagtcatgatcaatgtacctatcaagtttcatgatcctaggaataagcgttcttcagttatcatccggaaaccatttcactatttcgggtcaccgtgaacttgacctttgacccagtgacctcaaaactgATAgaagtcatctgcaagtcatgattaatgtacctgtgaagttttatgatcctaggcaaaagggttcttgagttatcatccggaaaccattttactatttcgggtcaccatgaccttgacctagtgacggTGACCTTtaatatagtgacctgaaaatctataggggtcaactgcaagtcatgatcaatctacctatcaagtttcatgatcctaggcataagcgttcttggataatcatccggaaaccattttactatttcgggtcaccctgaccttgacctttgacctagtgacctgaaattcaataggggttatctgcgagccatgatcaatgtacctatgaagtttcatgatcctaggcataagcgttcttgagttatcatccggaaaccattttactattttgggtcaccgtaaccttgaccgttgatatagtgacctgaaaatcaataggggtcatctgcgagtcatgatcaatgtacctatgaagtttcatgatcctaggcccaagcattcttgagttatcatccggaaaccacctggtggacggaccgaccgacagaccgatagaaatgtgcaaagcaatataccccctcttcttcgaaggggggcataaatatttacatagcaAAAAGTTCTAGAAACAATAAGACTAGAAGGAAATATTTACATAGCAACAAGATAACATCATAAACATGCTACACTAACTTTAGAAGAAGAATATGTTTCATACAAAATTGGGTATTGCAAATAAAGCGCACATGTTTTTACTTTCTATTTTAAGATAATTAGCATATTTTGATTCTATAAGTTAACCACAAATAGGTTGTAAAGGTAGCACATTTAATTGAGCATTTATTGTCATTGAAATGAGGTATTTGGACATTAAGAACACGCAAAAAAAACAGACTATATTTACACTTTGTACATGTACAGAACTTTCATGTTAACTACAATTTGATGACGCTCACAACTTCAGAGCCCTTGGAGACCAACTGCAGGTCAATTGGAGCAGTTGCAGTGGCCATCTCGATGTCAGGCATTACAAGTCCATCCTCCTCTAATGCCTGCTGGAGAAGTTCAGCAGGCATGTTTACAATTTCTCCGTTGTTACAAAAACATTCAGCTACTCCGTCGCTCACACCGATTGCCTCCACAGTGACGATAGACTGTACAAGGGGAGCTTCTGTTTTCTAtatgaaaagaaataaatataaacaaatcttttttttgtaaattgttatttcTTGAGTTTATAGATAAACTTTGATTTATTGAAAATTCTAATCATCAATTTGTTTGTTCCAATAGTAGTTTTTTAACACTTTTACAGtgcttttatttttaaacattatcaatTTAAACAATCATTTGGAATATTGAACTTGATTTCGGAAAATAGATACTATAACTTTTTTGCATAAGGAATATGACTCAATAGAAGGATTAACCATCAGCCAAAGAAAGTTCTGGttaaaagtaatttttttatgtaatagGTGGGATGTCCCAAtggacaaaatatataaaattgaacattttgttgcACCAGCAAGAGGGAAACCTTAGTGTACAATGCGACCCTTTAGTTTAGCAAGGAAAGAATTTCCAAATTTAGGCACAGAGCAAATATAGAAGACAATATTGTACATTATATCTCCACTTTACAAAAAAGCTCAAGAGATTTAGCGTTATTTGGATTATTGTTATGCAATTTTTGAAGAAGCCACATATGCTTGATAAGGGCCAAAGTACATAGGTTGAATGAGCGCGTCTATCCAGAGCCACATAAAAGTAAATGAatcaattaaataaagaaatttcaAACATAGACACTAAGAATATAGTGATAGGCAAAAAAGATGCATAATGTGAAAAGCATTGACACCAAAATAGCCAACTAGATGACCTTCAGTCGTCAGTAATGGCATAATTTTCACAGGTCATGTAATCAAACGCCGAGCTTGACGACATGCAACAATGATCCAAAAATTATATCGCTCACTTATGCAGAAAGTTTCCTTAATGCATAAGAATGTATGCCAAAACTTAAGAAAAATGCTCACTTGGATTTTCGACCTCGCAGTTGTGGACAGTGACAGGACATTCTGATAGCTGTTGACGATCACATCGGTGATCGTCACATGGTCACCAGGCCTCACATCACTTTGAACGGCATCACGCCAGAGAGTGACCTGTGTCTTTGAACTGTCATCCATGACAGTGCTGGTCTTGATGGGGACCATTCCACCTTGGACCTGCACCTCTCTCGGTTCGTCTTCCTGCTCATATGAATTTATGGAGTACataaaatactgcataaataGTAAGTGTCCAATAAGGAAGATTTCAGCACAAACATTAGTTAGTTATGACCAGCTTTTGATTTTGGTGGGCAACATTGTCTCAATGTTGAATGCAATGGAAGGTAAAGAACAAGGGAGGTTAAAAAAATTATAAGTGCACAAAACTGAGCCACTAAGTGTATAGacatgtatatgcatgtattATTTGTCAATTCAAATGACATCAATAATGAAGATTTAAGCGATTTGTGGAAATACAGCTATTATATCTTCTATATTGTtaagataataataaaataaatcttttaGTCAGACAGAAATGAAAgagattcatttaaatatatcaattgaaATGAAATTTTTGTATGCATACCTGAGTGACTTTCCCACTTATGGAGACCCGTTTCTTTGCAGGTGAAGTAAGTGCAGTTTTTATTGCAACAATCTCTGCCGGTGGTGGATTCAGAAGCCTCTCACCCTCCTGCACATGTTGTGGAGGCACCTGAAGGGGTGCTGACATGAGCACCTTCGATGTGCTCGTCAAGATGAGGACTCTCACCTCATCCTCTGTTCGGCGAATGCTGTTTCGCACAACCAAAGTGTTGCCCACCTATAAATGGTGTAcaagtgttattttaatcaacAAACGGTGCATTTTGATGCAAGTTAATTATTGACCAATTAACAGTTAATGTCAGTGTTGATTAGGGTGCTGGTCTTAAAAACTTTAATTTCAATACCATGTATGAAACCATTGAGTctattgttatatgttgcatAAAACTACGATGTTTTCAACTTTCACAATAACATATCATTTATCTATGAAACGTGCAATTGTTACAATCCATAGTTACAAAACATTACATTTAGGTTACAACACAGATTgttaaactaaaatttaacacAGATTGTTAAACTAAAATTTTCAGTACAAATTACCTGCAATTTACAAAACTTTGCCGGGTCGTAGCAGATCCCTTTTGCCGTGGTAATGCCGTCACTCATGGCAAAGTTCATGACTCTTTTCTCTTCGCCATCCTTCCTGTATACTTCTGCAGGCTTAACCGCAACAACCTTGACCTTTAAAGCCAAAGTGTATGGCCCAGTGCCCCGTTCAGTAAAAGCGGCATCGATACTTGTCATCTGATATGATAAAACATGAATGatattttagcaatattacatttcaaataattcaacaggagatttcaataaataaaaatcactGCATTTTTACGCAAGCAACacaaaattgatatggttttccCTTGCATTGACTTCTTTGAATTATTTTGACGCAATTATATCCTGACCATTCAGACGACATTAATTTGTAACTCTGTAACACAAagatattttaatgatttattacGTTCTCAATCAAAatcaaacattaataaaataatatttgtaacgcTGTGACAAGTAAACAAGTATTTCACAAAATTAACACTGTACAATTGTTATATTGGgattatatataattgttattgtaggcatatttacataaaatacaattaatgaaATCGTACAGAAATACATGTGATATGATGTAATATACTagtaatatatacatttatatataaacacaGGCTCAAAGGAATGAACTCTTTTGTCAAAACCTTTTCAGATCCTAGCTAAGGCTTTGTTGTGTGTAACATTGTTACTGCAGTTCCGATGTTCAACTAAAATTTAgtaaatatttgtcataaatgagAATCAGGTTTGTAAACTATTTATCATGAACCTGTTCTTCttaaatttgttatattaaatcatTACTAAAACCAATAACTTGaattaatacaatatgttatttGTCATTATACATACTCAATAATGACATACTCCTTGAAATATACATTTTGGTCCTATATAGATCACGACATGGGGTTTGGTGCTTGGGCATGTATATCATTGAAATTTTTGGAAGGAACATGATTGAATCATGATGAACACCATGGGCTTGTATTCAATTATAACAttataatgagaaaaaaatgcaaTAGATTTTTTCTTACAATTCTCTATTTTTTGCACATGCTAAAAATAATGGTTTATGATCAGAATAGTAAGACTCTAGTGTGCCAAATGCAGCTATTTCATTAGCACATATTGTTGTATAGATATGATCAATGCATGAACCGTAATCAGTCGTAACACCAGTCGGCAATTGTTGCAAATTTGAAGGGCTCTTAAAAGCATctgtaaattgtttatttaaattagttTCGAAGTTGAAATCACCCATCAGTACAAGCTCCATTTTTGAATGATTGTCCGTGATTTCATTGT from Dreissena polymorpha isolate Duluth1 chromosome 5, UMN_Dpol_1.0, whole genome shotgun sequence harbors:
- the LOC127831607 gene encoding uncharacterized protein LOC127831607, with the protein product MTSIDAAFTERGTGPYTLALKVKVVAVKPAEVYRKDGEEKRVMNFAMSDGITTAKGICYDPAKFCKLQVGNTLVVRNSIRRTEDEVRVLILTSTSKVLMSAPLQVPPQHVQEGERLLNPPPAEIVAIKTALTSPAKKRVSISGKVTQEDEPREVQVQGGMVPIKTITVMDDSSKTQVTLWRDAVQSDVRPGDHVTITDVIVNSYQNVLSLSTTARSKIQMTSIDAAFTERGTGPYTLALKVKVVAVKPAEVYRKDGEEKRVMNFAMSDGITTAKGICYDPAKFCKLQVGNTLVVRNSIRRTEDEVRVLILTSTSKVLMSAPLQVPPQHVQEGERLLNPPPAEIVAIKTALTSPAKKRVSISGKVTQEDEPREVQVQGGMVPIKTSTVMDDSSKTQVTLWRDAVQSDVRPGDHVTITDVIVNSYQNVLSLSTTARSKIQKTEAPLVQSIVTVEAIGVSDGVAECFCNNGEIVNMPAELLQQALEEDGLVMPDIEMATATAPIDLQLVSKGSEVVSVIKL